DNA from Acidobacteriota bacterium:
TGTCCCCATTGCCCGCCTGGCCGCGGCCCAGGCGGCGATCCGGCTCTCTCACCCCTCTGAAGAAACTTCCGAGGAAGCCAGGGCAGCCGCACGGGGGTAAAGACGGCGGTCGCCTAAGCCCCTGACAGAGCAATCAACTCCAACTGAAACTGATTTAGGGCACCGAATACCATGCGCATCGGAATCCTGACGGGAGGCGGCGACGTTCCCGGACTGAATTCCTGCATCAAGGCGGTGGTCAATCGGGCCGAAGTCGAAGGTCAGCAGGTTCTCGGCATCAGGCGCGGGTGGCGGGGATTGCTGATGCTCGATCCCGAGGACCCGTCCTCGCTGGCTGCCTGCACCGTGAAACTGGATAACGCGGTGGTTCGGACTATCGACAGAACCGGGGGCACCTTCCTCCACACCTCCCGAACCAATCCGGGCAGGGTGTCGGCTGACGAGTTGCCTCCATTCCTGCAGTCCACCTGCCGGCAAGGGGCAGGGAAGAATCCTTTTCTGGATTGCACCGCCCACGTTGTGAGCAACCTGGAGAAGCTGAGGCTGGATGCATTGATACCTATCGGGGGCGACGACACCCTGGGGTATGGGGAAAGGCTCCACCGCGAGGGCTTTCCGGTGGTGGCCATCCCCAAGACCATGGACAACGATGTTTTCGGGACCGACTACTGCATCGGGTTCTCTACGGCGGTGACCCGCAGCGTGAACTTCCTGCATCAGTTGAGGACTTCGGCAGGATCCCACGAGCGCATTGCGGTGGTGGAACTCTTCGGTCGAAACAGCGGTGAAACCTCCCTTATATCCTCCTACCTGGCGGGCACCGATCGAGCGCTGATTTCAGAGGTTCCCTTCTGTCCGGATCGACTGGCCGGCCTGCTGATGGCGGACAAGCGCGACAATCCCAGCAACTACGCCATGGTCAGCATATCCGAGGGTGCTCAGATGGTTGGAGAAGTCCCGGTGGAATCGGGCCGGGCCGATGCCTATGGACACAGGAAGCTGGGCGGAATCGGCGCAGCCACGGGGCGGGCGCTCAAGCGGGTTACGGGGCAAAACATCATCTATCAGCAACTTTCTTATCTCATGAGGAGCGGTTCCCCCGATTCACTGGATCTCATGGTGTCCTTGAATTATGCCAATATGGCCATGTCGCTGATCATGAAGCGCCAGTTCGGCCGGTTGGTAGCGATGCGGGAGGGCCGCTATACCAACCTGCCCCTCAGTCGGATCGGAGAAGGCCTGAAGCGGGTGGATGTGGATGAGCTGTACGATCGAGACCACTATCGTCCCAAGGTACGCCATGTGGACGGTAAGCCGATGTTTCTTTACTAACCCGGAATATTGGTCTAGACTGAACTCATCCGAAGGTATAAAGACACGAAAAACCATTGTCGATTCCGCAGGTGTTACCCAGGAGCGATACCATGCTGCAACCAAAAGCCTACCTTGGGCTCGTCGTCCTGCTGCTTG
Protein-coding regions in this window:
- a CDS encoding 6-phosphofructokinase — its product is MRIGILTGGGDVPGLNSCIKAVVNRAEVEGQQVLGIRRGWRGLLMLDPEDPSSLAACTVKLDNAVVRTIDRTGGTFLHTSRTNPGRVSADELPPFLQSTCRQGAGKNPFLDCTAHVVSNLEKLRLDALIPIGGDDTLGYGERLHREGFPVVAIPKTMDNDVFGTDYCIGFSTAVTRSVNFLHQLRTSAGSHERIAVVELFGRNSGETSLISSYLAGTDRALISEVPFCPDRLAGLLMADKRDNPSNYAMVSISEGAQMVGEVPVESGRADAYGHRKLGGIGAATGRALKRVTGQNIIYQQLSYLMRSGSPDSLDLMVSLNYANMAMSLIMKRQFGRLVAMREGRYTNLPLSRIGEGLKRVDVDELYDRDHYRPKVRHVDGKPMFLY